GTTTTTGACCTGCTGCTGGTCACAAAGGGAACGCTCTATATGAGGGAGGAACAGACGGAGTATGAGGTAGGCGCGGGAAAGCTGCTGGTACTGGAAGCAGGACTGCCGCATGTAGGGCACCAAGCCTGCTCGGAGCATACGGAGATTTATTGGGTGCATTTCATCCATGGGCATCCGGCCGTTCACATCCGGCGAGAAGATATTCCCTGGTCGAACCTGCTGTCCAAGGGCACGGTCGAAGACGTTGAGCCCTCATCGCAGCAGCGCATGTACTTGCCGAAGTTTGCATCCGTCGAGGTGCAAACCGTGGAGCCGATGCTGCGCGGATTGAACGATACCCACAACAGACTGAACGGGGAGAATGCGCTCCAGCTCCATCTTTTGCTGACCGAGCTGTTTGCCGCCCTGCAGGCAGGCTGCGCCCGGACGTCCGAGCCGGAGCCTTCCGTACGGCTGGCCCAAGCCGCCGCAGCCTATTTAAACGAACATTGGAGGGAGCCGTTTGAACGGGCCTCGCTGGAGGAAAAGCTCCATTTCCAAGCGAGTTATATCGCCAGATGCATGAAGAGGCATATCGGCAAAACGCCCCTGCAGTATGTGCTGCACCTGCGCCTGGAGGAGGCCAAGAAACTGCTTGGCGGCACGGTGCTTGGCATTTCCGAGATCGCGGAACGCGTGGGAATCCGTGATTCCAACTACATGACGCGCCTGTTTACCGCCAAGCTTGGCATGACGCCCGGTGCTTATCGGCAGATGCTTCGGCAGCAGAACGAAGGTGGAGGGAACGCGTCACCTGGACAACCCTGATAAGTAATAAGGCGATCCCGCAGATACGGTGAGTGCGTATCCCGTGCAGGGTAACCTTTCGAAAGGTCTTTTGCAACATGGCTCGTATTTTGTTAGGGGAGGAATTGCACCGGACGATTTTGTCATTTGGGGCGATTATTTCTTCCTTGAAGCTCATGCGTTTAAACAACGGGCGGCCCGGTTACTGGTATGAACCCGTGAGGTCAAAAACAATAGAATGATTTTCCATGGTTTCCTAAAAAGCGAGAGGCCCTGTGATTTAAGACTGACAGGGCCTCCCGATACCATGAGCACTTGCTGTACAGGGCTTTTTTTTGATTGTACCTAGTGAACTGAGAGAGGTTAGCCTTACCGATGAACACGGATAGGAAGCTGAGTCAACATTTGTCCTGTAGCGGAAGGACTCAGGTTATCTTCCAGTTTCAGGAACCGGCTCAATGCGCGGGAAGAAATCCATGAACCTGCTTATCGCTATATTTGCTTCCAGCCGTGCCAGCGGAGCACCCAGGCAAAAGTATGTTAAACCGATAGCGGAGCATTTCCTCGATGGCATTGGGAAGGAGCTCGCGGTTAGCCTGGATTTCCCCGTAAATTTGGTTGTTGTCATATAAGAAGGAATAAAACGTATTGGCTAGCAGATGAGTCGTCGTTTCAATGCCTGCACCCACGATAAACATCGTCGTTCTGACGATCTCATCGTCCGATAACCGATCCCCGTCCTCGGCTTGGATGAGGTCGGAGATGATATCGTCCGCGAGATTGGCTCTTTTTTGGACGATATGAGGATAGAGATAGTTGTAATATTCCTTGGCAGCACGACGTTTCAGTTCTTGAACATCTTCCGAATGGTTTTTGGGCAGGGGAAGGAACAGATCGACCAATGGATGGCCTTTATCAGCGATAAAAACGCAGAGAACATCGTGAAGCGTACTTCGCTGCAGATCGGGATACATGACTATGCGCTGCTTGAATATGACAAGGGCAGGGTGAGCATGACAGATGATGATCTAGACAGATCGATGCCGGAAGACAGATGGACACCTGGTGAGCCGTTGACCGAAGAACTTGTGCGAGAGCACATCGTTCCTGAGCTATCCTCTTATATGCAGCGTAAATTGGATGAAATGCCGAGCTCTATCATCGATTATCAGTTTCCGTTTAACGGCAAGTTTCGAGTGCGGGAAGGCGACCTGAATCTTTGTATTCTTACAGATGGGACAAAGAAGAAGCAATTACAAGAACGAATCTCAATCTATATAGCCAATAAGCTAGAAAAAGGAACCTATCCGACCAAACCGTTGGAGACGTTTTTCCTGTCCAGACACATCCTGGACGAGGGGCTGTTTCCAGACGCGGATCCCTACTCGACTGGATCATTGGCGTCTATGGATTAAGCAGGAAACAGGGGAGAGTTACGCTCGCGCGCTCCGGTTTCTGACTCACCTCTTCGGCTTGGGATTCCCGAAAAGCTGCCAAATCAAACTGAAGTCCTCAGGGAAGCAGTGTCTCCCGATTAAAGGCTTGGCTAAGTCGGGAACGCATCGATTCTTTGCCAATGCTGTGGAATATCCCGATCTGTAACCTCTAATGGAGGAGTATGCCAAAACTGCAATGGAGCCGTTTGAATGGTACACGGATACGGAAGGGGAGAAAAACTGCATGCCGGGAAGCTATGCCGTATTTAGCCTCGGATTGAAGGATAAAACGTATTTCCCGTTGGTGGAAGAATATATGGGTAAAGTCGATGACGAACACCAATCCGTTCAAAACCATTTTACTTTAGCTTTTACTGAGCGGCATGGTGTCTGTGCGGAAACGATTCCAACCTTGGTAAAGTGCATGCTGCACTGCACCGATTGGATGAAACTGAAGATTCAATCGGACATGGAAACCGACGTAAACGTCAAACTGCTGCTCGACCAAGTTCGCGGCCTTCCGTATTACCAGGTGGAGCATATCGTATATTTGGTCTGGGGCGGAATGGACAAGCTCAAGAAGATAGCCGCCAAAGCCGAAGGGGAAACCTCCATAGATGTGGAGGTTATTCGGGTTGGTCGGAAAAAGTATATCACGAAAAGAACTCATCCAAGCTGAAATGCTTGACAAACATTAGCTGGTTTTTTTCTTGGTTTTAGGATTAGAAGTCATATCCAACCGCATTTTTCACATAAAATGTACAAGCTTGGTATTCGTAGGCGGGAGTGAATGCGATTGAACGTGAATTTATTAATTAGCTACATTATTCTGGGATTAACATTGGCTGCTCCGATCGGGCCCGTGAACTCGGCCAGGCTTGATAAAGGGATCCGAAATGGCTTTTGGCATGCCTGGGTTGTGGGAGCAGGATCCATGTTGGCAGACGCAGCCTTTATGCTGGTCATTTATTTAGGACTTGTTCAATTTCTCAACATTCCGATCGTTCAGATTTTTTTATGGCTTTTTGGCGGATTCGTTTTAATTTATAGCGGTGTTGAGAGTATTATGAAGGTGAATAAATTGAAAATCAGCTCTGCAGCGAGAAAAAAGGATTCCTTGTTTAGCTGTTTTTTGCTGGGGTTTTTTATGTCGATTACCAGCCCGTTGTCGATTTTGTTTTGGCTGGGGATTTACGGGTCCATCTTGGCTAAGACCGCTAGCTCGTTTGGGACTAGCCATTTACTGCTTTACAGCAGCATGATCTTTTTGGGCCTAACCCTCTGGGACCTGTGCGTTGCGGGATTAACCAGCGGACTTCGCCGATTCCTGAACGACAAAATGCTGACTGCGATTTCTGTGATCTCGGGAATTTCCCTCGTGGGTTTCGGTGTGTACTTCGGGATTCAGGGCATTCTTGCGTTAACAGGATAACCAAGTGGTCATCTGCCCAATTCCGTTCAATATACATGGGACAAAGCGACAGTATTGGAGGGTAAACATAAACTGTTCTCAGACAATTAGGCAGAAGTTTACATTTCAGGGGCGAAAAACGACTTGCTAAGATCTATCGTGATTCCTGAGCGTTACCAATCCAGGCTAGACAGGATGGAAACGGCTATCGCCATACAAAAAACCAAATCGTATTTTAAGACCGGGCTTGAGAAGGCACTCCGCTTAACCGAAGTCTCCTCACCCGTTATGGTAAAAGAGGGCACAGGCATTAACGACAATTTGAACGGTACGGAACGGACCGTATCTTTTGATGTGATGGATATGAAGGAAGGCCGTGTCGAAATTGTGCAATCCCTTGCAAAGTGGAAACGGTCGGCCCTTGCCCAATACGGCTTTAAGAATGGGGAAGGTTTATACACCGATATGAAAGCCGTCAGGCGTGATGAAAGCATGGATAATCTGCATTCGATCTACGTCGATCAGTGGGATTGGGAAAAAGTGATAGGCGAAGACAATCGCAACCTCGCCACCTTAAAATACGAAGCTGCACGAATATATGAAGCGATAAAGTCCACGGAAGCGTTTGTCCATGAACTTCATCCATGCTTGGAGCCGATCCTTCCGGAGCGCATATTTTTCGTTACGACGCAGGAGCTGGAAGACCGCTTTCCTGGCCTCTCTCCGAAGGAAAGGGAACATGAAATCGCCAGAATGCATGGTGCCGTATTCATTATGCAGATCGGCGGAGCGTTGAAGTCCGGGCAGGTTCACGACGGCCGCTCGCCGGATTATGATGACTGGACGTTAAACGGGGATATTGTTTTGTGGTATCCGGTATTGAATTGTGCGGTGGAGATCTCATCCATGGGGATCCGGGTGGATGCTCCATCACTTCGTCAACAGCTTCTGGCCAGCAACCAGCTGGATCGTTTAGGTCTTAACTTTCACCAAGCCGTCCTCGCAGGGCAGCTGCCGTCGTCCATCGGTGGAGGCATCGGACAATCCAGGCTATGCATGTTCCTTCTGAGAAAAGCTCATATCGGTGAAGTACAGGTCTCCGTATGGAACGAGAAAACAATGAAAGAATGCGAAGAGGGAAACATCCCGATTCTGTAAGAAGCAAAAGAAAGGGCATCTACTAAAAGATGCCCTTTCTTTTTTTAATTGTTGATGGTGTTGGTCTGCATCCTGTTCCATATCTTGACCATAATTAGCGTCACGATGGCCACAAGTGCAGCCAAGATCAAACTGACAAAAAAACCGGGCCGAATGCTCTTCTCCATGATGGTTCCGGTTACGGCACCGAGCAGGAGGATGATGCCGAATCCACCCAGAATCACATCCCACATTCTGACCTTTAGAATTTTGTAAGCCGAAATGATAATGAACGACCAATTATACATCTGCAATATCCCGGCAGCAGTTGTAATGTATTCGTATATTTTTCCGGGCAATAGGAGTGCCGTAACGATTGAAGCCGATAAACCGATCGCGGCAAGCACCAAGGAAGGGAGCGGCAGCTTCCGGAAATTTTCCAGCTTCTTCGTAAAAATACTCGGTGCATCGCCGTCTTTAGCCATCGTCACAAGCAAGTTCACTACGGCAAACAATGAAGCGCTCATCGTCGAGAATCCGGCCATAATGATCGCTCCATTGAATACATGGGGAAAGAAAGTTAGCGGATAGCTGGATAGCGCTGTAACGAACGGGCTTTCTTTCTCACTCAAGAGGTTGTAGGAAACCATGAAGACAGCAAGCCCGATGGATATCATGTAAATCACGGTCAGTCCGATGAGCATGACTTTTCCTGACTTGGGAGCATCCTTTTTGTTTTTGAGCTGCATGGACATCAAACCAATGGTTTCGACACCCCCATAGGCATAGAAAGCATATAAGAGCGAGGACCAGAATGCGGGAAATCCGCCAGGGAACACTTGTCCAACCGAATCGGGAAATCCGGGTCTACCATCGCTGCCCCCGCGAATCCAGCCCATAAGCGCGGCAGTTGAGAGAAGAATAAACATGAGAATCGCCGCTGTTTTTATGACGGCCAATACATTTTCCACCTTATCGAAGCCTTTCGTACCCAGCAGAACGACGGCAATCGATAATACGGCATAGATGGCAGCAAATATCCATAGCGGAACATCAGGGAACCAAAACTTGGTCAGGATGGACAGAGCCGTCAGCTGACTGCCCATGATTAGAATTTTCGTGCTCCAGTAATTCCATGCGCTTCCGAAACGTGCCCACCGCCCAAACGCTTTTCCCGCATAATAACAAAAGGATCCCTCTTGAGGATCCGCCGTCGTCATTTTGGCCAAAAAATGAAAGACGATATAGGTTCCTATAGCAGCGATAAGGAATGATAAAACCATGGAAGGTCCCGTCAGCTTAATGCCAATGCCGGAACCTAGAAAATACCCCGTACCAATCGTACAACCGATGCCAAGCAGTGAGAGCTGCCACCACTTTAAGCTGCCTTTGCTGCTCTTTTGATCCGACGATGCGGAATCGTTCGGTCCTGCACACCCAGGTGAATCCATAGCACATACCTCCTCTATGGTTAAGTTGTTCATGTTCCGTGCGGAGTATGCATCCGGTTTGAGCAGATTAACCATTATTGGAATAATTATTATGTAAGTCCCCATAATAGCTATAGATTGGTGGGGAGTGAGTGTTATGTTAAGTCGATTACTGATAAAAGCGCTGAAACGAAGCATCCCAAAGAACAGAACAATGAAAACAACGGATACACCACATCCGATAACCACGTCACTTCAAGACTCCATTCAAATATTGGAGCAGAAACTGGGGAATAGCTCTGATTTTATCGTCAGAATAGTACCAGGTCGCGACGGTATACCGGAAATTGCGGTGTGCTACATAGAGGGACTTGTTGATATGGATCAGCTTAACGGCATCATGGAGGCTTGGTTAACTGTTACAGTGGATACTGCTGGAACGCCTGATATGGATGCCTTGCTGAAAAAAGTACTGCCGGCAAGGCAGGTAAGTCAGTTGCGATCCGTTAATGCCTTAATCCCGGCGGTATTAGAAGGTAAAGCCGTTATCTTAATCGATGGCTTGGATGTCGCTTATTCAGCATCGGTTGCAGGTCTGGAGAAGCGATCGATAGTTGAGCCGAGTTCACAGACCGTGATTCGAGGACCTAAAGATGGCTTCACTGAAGATATTTCGACGAATCTATCCCTTATCCGAAGAAGGCTTCGAACACCGGATTTGCGGATTCAAACGATGGTTATCGGCAAATATACCAATACCAGAGTGACGATAGCTCATATTGAGGGTATTGCGGATCCGCAGGTTGTATCAGAGATTATGTCGCGGTTACATTCCATTGATACGGACAGCGTGCTGGAAAGCGGATATATTGAAGAATTTATTCAGGACGCTTCCGTGACATCTTTTCCAACGATGATTAACACAGAACGCCCTGACGCAGTGGCTGGAAGCCTTCTGGAAGGACAAGTTGCCATTTTGATTGATGGTTCACCTTTCGTACTGATAGCCCCTGTTACTTTTTTTAAGTTCCTCCATTCTAGTGAAGACTACTATCAACGGTATGATTTGACCACATTTTTGCGGGCCATTCGTTTTGTTTCTCTTGTGGTATCCCTGCTGCTTCCCTCATTATATATTGCCTTCTCGACGTTTAATCAGGAGATGATTCCGACTCCACTTCTCATTAGTTTGGCAGCGCAAAGGGAAGGCACTCCGCTGCCTGCGCTGGTTGAAGCCTTGATGATGGAATTAACGTTCGAGATCATTCGTGAAGCTGGGGTTCGGATGCCAAGGGTCATTGGTCCCGCCATATCGATTGTGGGGGCGCTCGTATTGGGACAGGCTGCCGTTCAGGCGGGCCTTGTGTCCGGTGCGATGGTGATCGTAGTTTCCTTTACGGCTATTGCGAATTTTGCGATCCCGGCTTTTAGCATGGCAGCAGCCATTCGCTTAATTCGTTTTGTCCTGATGCTGCTCGCAGGTACGCTTGGTTTGTTCGGTATTCTGGCAGGCATCGTGCCTCTTTATGTTCATTTGGTGTCCCTGACTTCGTTTGGGGTTCCATATCTGTCGCCTATGACACCGCTTCGCTTCTCTGAATTGAAGGATCTGTTCGTCCGTCTACCATGGCCATTGCTCAAGACCAGACCTAAGGAGATCAGTCAACGTAATCTAGTCAGGCAGAACGAGAATCTACGCTCTAAGGATACGAGAAAGGATCAGACGAGGTGACTTTAATTAACTAGAGGTGAAATATGCGCACTTTCGCTCACATAACACTTTTGCTGGTCATGATGTTTTCAATGACAGGCTGCTGGAATCAAACCGAGTTAAATGAGATCGGCCTCATCTCAGCGATCGGTATAGACCGGTCAGGGGATCGGTGGATCGTTTCATATCAATTAATTAACCCATCGGCGATTTCATCCGGTGCTGGCGGTGCTGGCAAGGCTGGCGGCTCGGAGGCTCCAATCCATGTGTTCTCCTCAACGGGCCCAACGCTTCGGGAAGCGATTGATGTTAGTTATACGGAATCAGCCAGACGTCTATATTTTCCGCATACGGATATTCTTGTGCTTGGTCAGCAGGCAACGGAAAAAGGGATTAGCGAAATCATGGATTTCTATTGGAGAAACACCTATATGCGTGAGACCGTCAATGTCCTGGTTACGAACGGGCAGGCAAGTGAGCTGCTAAAGCAACTTGTACCGACTGAACGATTACCGGGTGCAGCTATCGCTAATATCTTGGACAAAACGGATCAATTTAATGGCAATTACCCTTCAACGAAAATGTATGAGCTGGCTATTAGTTTGGATTCGGAGTCACAAGCAGCCGGTGTTCCCCAGATTGAATTAGTCGGTGGGCCGGAGGCTAAAGTGGATTCCGTGGATCAATTACATAAAACTTCTACCCGCGGAAAGCTTAAAATTACGGGATTATCCGTATTTGATAAAGACCGGAGAATCGGAACGTTAACGCGGAGTGAAAGCTTCGGAATATCCTGGTTAACTGATAAAGTGAGCATCAGTACGTTATCCATTCCTTGTCCAGAATCGAATACAGAAAGAGAACAATTCTCATTCCAATCGGCCTCTGCAAAAACCAAAGTCACACCTCATAAAACGGCAAACGGTTATCAAATGCGCGTTTCTGTTAAAGTCAAAGGTACAATATCGGAGTCTCATTGTCACGGTAACTTAACCAGCTTGCCTACACTTCATGCGGCGCAGAGGGAAATTGAGAAGGTAATCAAGGACTATATCGAACAGGGATGGGAAGCCGCCAAAAGACTTAAAGTCGATTTGCCACATTTTGCCGACAAGATCCATCGTAAATATCCGAAGGATTGGCAGAAGTTAAAGGACCGTTGGGAAGAAGAGGAGATGCAATCTCTCCAACTTGTACTAGAGGTGGATGCTACGATCAGTCAAACCGGAATGTCACAAACGTCTTTCAGAGAGACGGGAGCTCTTAGTAGGCCTTTGCTCTTTTCATTGGTAAGGGCACAGAAAGGGAAAGCTGCTTATGAACCAATCCATTCGAGTTACCGAGTTAGTATGTTATCTAGCTCTTTTTGAGGTTGGAAGCACAACCTTGTTTTTCTTGGGAGCTGAAGCCAAGCGGGATGCTTGGCTAGCCATGGCCCTAGCCGCCTGCGCTGGACTGCTCCTACTCTGTATATATCTGATGATACACCGCACAGATCCTGATCTTGATTTGTATGATTTATGCAAACGATATTTTGGTAAAATCATCGGTTATGTAGTAAGTTTTGCCTTTGCCGCTTATTTCACTTATGAAGCCTCTCGTAATCTAAGGGATTTAGGTGAACTTACGGTGTTGACTTTGTTAAACCGGACACCGCTGGCATTTATCATGTTGATCGCCATTCTCGTCATTACAAGTACGGTGATGTATGGGCCTCGTGTTGTCTTTTTGGTCAGCGCTGGCCTGCTGCCCATCGTAATATTGAGTTATCTCACCATATATTCACTGCTGCTAACGACAGGACTTATGAAAACGGAGATGATGCTGCCGGTTTTAGAGAATGGTTTTAAACCAGTATTCTCTGCAGCCATACCGGAGCTGGTGTCATTTCCGTTTGGACAAACGCTCTTGTTCCTGGTGTTTTTTCCTTTGGTGCATAAGAAGGGGAGGTTGCGGAGAGGCGTGATAATCACTTATATCATTACGGCGATTTGTTTAATATTGATCAACCAAGTCAATATTTTGGTCTTAGGGCCGACACTTGCTGCCAGTAGTACGCTTCCTTTGCTGCAGGTGGTTCAGCTGATCGAAATTGCAGATGTCTTTGAGCGCATCGACGTTTTATTCGTTCTTATACTATTTCTGGGACTGGGCGCGAAAATGACTGCTTTTTCTATGGGTGCCGTAATCGGCCTCACTAAACTCACAGGAATCCCCTACAAGATAAGTACTATTTTCTTAGGGGTATGTTTATATATGCTGGCATTCTTGTCCCCCAATTACCCTCATCATATATGGCTTGGGATTAAGTTTGTCGTGACATATGTAACACCCATCTTCCAGGTGGCGCTGCCTTTGATGCTTCTCCTTACGATATGGATCAGACAAAAGATGGAAAAACAACATCAATGAAAGTTTCAGCACCAACAAAACTTGTGTTCGCTAAAAATACCCTGAATACTTTCGGCTTGTTTAATTAACAATAAACCTGAACTGCAGAAAAGAAGCGGTTATCCAGCTACCACCTTGTTGAAATTACTTGATTGACATGTAAGCAAACCATATTAGGAGGTACGACAATGCAATTCGAACAACCACAAAATCATCAAAACATGGAGACCGGTATGATTCCTCCACAATTGAACCACGGCGGTCATGAGATGTTTGATGTCCACGAAGTATTGGCAGGGGCTATCAATGCCATGAACACGTATACCATGCTGAGCGGACATGTGCAGGATCCGGAGCTTCGGGATATCCTGCAGCGCCAGAAGCAATTTATGGCTGATGAGTATAACATCACCTTGGAGTGTTTTAAATCAGGACAAGATCCTTCAAAGCCGACGCAAAGCTATAAAATGAAGCAGGGCAATGACTTTATTTACGGCATGAAACCAGGCCAGCCGAAAAAACCGATGCAGTCCACAGCCGAGATCAACGATGAAACCATCGCGCTCAGCATGTTGAATGCAGTGAAATCGGGTGCTACAATGAAAACCAATGCAGCCATGGAATCCACGAATCCGGTCGTACGCCGCGTGCTTGCCGATTCCCTTCCTAACTGCATCGAAATGGCTTATGAAATTTCGCTATATCAGAATAAGCATGGATACTACCAAGTACCGCAGCTGCCTCAGCAAGATATGCAGTACATGCAGAATAGCTACGGCACAGCCCCAATGCCTGGCAATATGGCCCCTCACTAATAACCAAAGCGCTTTGTCCGTATGGACAGGGCGTTTTTTTTTATTTCTTCTAAAAGGAAAGGCAATACATAACCTCAGCGACTGGATATTAATTGAGAATGATTATCATCCGGATTATAATAGGATAAAACAATGTTACAGTCTGAAAGGGTGACCGTCAGCATGGAAGAGACGCAATATTCGCTGTTTGGAGTTCGCTATATTAAGCTTGGTCATACCGAAGAGGCTGCCGGCGGATTCATGGAAACACATACCATGTTATTGGTAAGTAAAGGTTCAGGTGATTTGTATATGAATGGAGTTAGGCATCGATTGAAAGCGAAGGCGATCTGTTATTGTCCGCCGGGGACGATTGCCGACATACGCCGGACTCCAAACTCGTCGGTTCCGCTCGAGCTTTATGAATTGCAATACGATGTATGGGAGTTCAAGGAGCGGACACCAAGCCGAATCGTATACGGCAAGCGAATCTCTGCACTGATGGGCACCGGCAAGCTTCCCGTCGCCGCTACACACGAGGCTCTAGTTCTGGTTCAAGAACTATACCAATTCAAGCAATTTCACGGAGTCAGCAGCGGGAGACTTGCAACAAACCTTCGCATAGATGCGGTATTTAAACAACTGTTGGGTACGCTGCTGCAGTCAACCGATGATGAGGAGCGGGAAGAGGATTGGCTGGAGCGCATGAGACTTGCGGTGGATTATATGGAGAAGCATTTCGCCGAGGCGATAACGCGAAACGACATGGCGAAGAGGGTAGGATTAACGCCGGAACACTTCTCTGTATCGTTCAAAAGAGCAACGGGATCCGGCTTCACGGAGTATCTGACGCGGCTTCGCCTGGAGAAAGCCAGGGAGGAATTGCTTAGCGGCGACGATCGTAATCTCGATCGAATCGCGCGGGAAATCGGCTACCAGGACGGTTTATATTTAAGCCGGAAATTCAAGCAGTATTTCGGTTACTCTCCTCGCGATTATATCCAGCGTCCGAAGCGTATTGTGGCCCTGCAATATGTGGGTCATCTGCTGGCGCTTGGACTTACGCCCGCAGGAACTTCGACCAATCTGCTGCGTGCCCGCCCTTATGTCGGAAAGCTGGGGAATGCAGCGGACGTAGGAGATGCTCGATCGTTCCAGACGATATCATCGTTGCAGCCCGATCTGATCGTCACGTGCGGACCGAACAGCGAGCTCTTATCCCAGCTTGCTCCAACCATATCACTTCCTTGGGGACAGGAAGACCCGCTCGACGAACTGTTACGATTAGGCAGAGCACTCAATCGTGAATGCGAAGCGATGAACTGGATGGATGGGTTTCGAGCGAAGGAGGAGCAAGCTGCTGCTCAAGTAGCTAAACTAATCGATTCACATGCTACGGCTGCCGTGTACGAGTTTTGGGCGGATCGGCTGTGGGCGGTTAATATGGCGTATGGCAGAGGCCTGCGCAATTTATACCAGTCGTTCTCGTTTCGGCCACCAGAGCCGCTTGCAGAACACGTATTAGGTGAGGGAGTCGGCTTGGAGTTAACGCCGGACATGCTGGCAGCGTATGCCGCAGATTATATGTTTGTAACCATCTGGGAAGGTGGTGGAGGTGCAGGCAATGCAGAACGTGTCATGAACAGCAAAGAATGGAGAAGCTTGCCTGCGGTTCAAAACGGGAATGTGTTCTTTCTCGATCTGGAGTTATTTAAATATAATGATCCGCTTGCTTTGGAGCAGCAATTGTCCATACTCACCGAGCTTCTAACAAATGTCCATAGAACCGCTTACGGAACGCAATAGACTCGTGCAACCCTTGCCGTTATTATGATAATAATGATAATCATTATCAACACGATGGAGGGTTCAAAGATGTGGTTGCTTAAAGGATTGATGTTGTCTCTGATCGGAAGTATGGTCATTGTGCTGGGCGCCTGTGGAGACACACAGCAGCAAGGTGATATTGTTAAGGCCAATGGCGACCCGCAAACAGGGGCAACACGTAAATATGAAACGGTCATGGGCGAGATCGAGATTCCGAAGGATCCGAAGCGAATTGTCGCGACGCAATATCTTGGCCATCTGCTAACCTTGGGCGTTAAGCCAGTCGGCGCCGGTACGGCCAGCCTGAATCAATATTTTTTGCAGGATCTGACCGATGGCATCGAGGATATCGGTGACGATCAGGCGGCGCTTGAGAAAATCGTATCCCTTGATCCCGATCTCATTATTAGACCTTCCGATAAGAACTATGAGCAATTCGCCAAAATCGCACCGACGATTGTTATTCCCTGGGGAGCAAAAGATCTGTATGCCGAGCTGCGTGAATTCGGAGAATTCCTCGGGAAATCGAAGGAAGCGGAGGAAGCGATTCGGCACTATGAGGAGAAGCTTGCAGAGGCCAAGGCGAAGCTGGACGGAGTCGTGAAGGAAGGAGAAACGGTTGGCGTCTATGAGATTTGGGCGAAAAACTTCTGGG
This Paenibacillus sp. JZ16 DNA region includes the following protein-coding sequences:
- a CDS encoding DUF6138 family protein, with amino-acid sequence MAFISDKNAENIVKRTSLQIGIHDYALLEYDKGRVSMTDDDLDRSMPEDRWTPGEPLTEELVREHIVPELSSYMQRKLDEMPSSIIDYQFPFNGKFRVREGDLNLCILTDGTKKKQLQERISIYIANKLEKGTYPTKPLETFFLSRHILDEGLFPDADPYSTGSLASMD
- a CDS encoding LysE family transporter, whose translation is MNVNLLISYIILGLTLAAPIGPVNSARLDKGIRNGFWHAWVVGAGSMLADAAFMLVIYLGLVQFLNIPIVQIFLWLFGGFVLIYSGVESIMKVNKLKISSAARKKDSLFSCFLLGFFMSITSPLSILFWLGIYGSILAKTASSFGTSHLLLYSSMIFLGLTLWDLCVAGLTSGLRRFLNDKMLTAISVISGISLVGFGVYFGIQGILALTG
- a CDS encoding amino acid permease, coding for MDSPGCAGPNDSASSDQKSSKGSLKWWQLSLLGIGCTIGTGYFLGSGIGIKLTGPSMVLSFLIAAIGTYIVFHFLAKMTTADPQEGSFCYYAGKAFGRWARFGSAWNYWSTKILIMGSQLTALSILTKFWFPDVPLWIFAAIYAVLSIAVVLLGTKGFDKVENVLAVIKTAAILMFILLSTAALMGWIRGGSDGRPGFPDSVGQVFPGGFPAFWSSLLYAFYAYGGVETIGLMSMQLKNKKDAPKSGKVMLIGLTVIYMISIGLAVFMVSYNLLSEKESPFVTALSSYPLTFFPHVFNGAIIMAGFSTMSASLFAVVNLLVTMAKDGDAPSIFTKKLENFRKLPLPSLVLAAIGLSASIVTALLLPGKIYEYITTAAGILQMYNWSFIIISAYKILKVRMWDVILGGFGIILLLGAVTGTIMEKSIRPGFFVSLILAALVAIVTLIMVKIWNRMQTNTINN
- a CDS encoding cytochrome P450, with the translated sequence MYPDLQRSTLHDVLCVFIADKGHPLVDLFLPLPKNHSEDVQELKRRAAKEYYNYLYPHIVQKRANLADDIISDLIQAEDGDRLSDDEIVRTTMFIVGAGIETTTHLLANTFYSFLYDNNQIYGEIQANRELLPNAIEEMLRYRFNILLPGCSAGTAGSKYSDKQVHGFLPAH
- a CDS encoding spore germination protein — protein: MKTTDTPHPITTSLQDSIQILEQKLGNSSDFIVRIVPGRDGIPEIAVCYIEGLVDMDQLNGIMEAWLTVTVDTAGTPDMDALLKKVLPARQVSQLRSVNALIPAVLEGKAVILIDGLDVAYSASVAGLEKRSIVEPSSQTVIRGPKDGFTEDISTNLSLIRRRLRTPDLRIQTMVIGKYTNTRVTIAHIEGIADPQVVSEIMSRLHSIDTDSVLESGYIEEFIQDASVTSFPTMINTERPDAVAGSLLEGQVAILIDGSPFVLIAPVTFFKFLHSSEDYYQRYDLTTFLRAIRFVSLVVSLLLPSLYIAFSTFNQEMIPTPLLISLAAQREGTPLPALVEALMMELTFEIIREAGVRMPRVIGPAISIVGALVLGQAAVQAGLVSGAMVIVVSFTAIANFAIPAFSMAAAIRLIRFVLMLLAGTLGLFGILAGIVPLYVHLVSLTSFGVPYLSPMTPLRFSELKDLFVRLPWPLLKTRPKEISQRNLVRQNENLRSKDTRKDQTR
- the asnA gene encoding aspartate--ammonia ligase; this encodes METAIAIQKTKSYFKTGLEKALRLTEVSSPVMVKEGTGINDNLNGTERTVSFDVMDMKEGRVEIVQSLAKWKRSALAQYGFKNGEGLYTDMKAVRRDESMDNLHSIYVDQWDWEKVIGEDNRNLATLKYEAARIYEAIKSTEAFVHELHPCLEPILPERIFFVTTQELEDRFPGLSPKEREHEIARMHGAVFIMQIGGALKSGQVHDGRSPDYDDWTLNGDIVLWYPVLNCAVEISSMGIRVDAPSLRQQLLASNQLDRLGLNFHQAVLAGQLPSSIGGGIGQSRLCMFLLRKAHIGEVQVSVWNEKTMKECEEGNIPIL
- a CDS encoding helix-turn-helix transcriptional regulator; translated protein: MLCLEFAIPPLPQFVTAGHAVWKPGDKHFARTFGVFDLLLVTKGTLYMREEQTEYEVGAGKLLVLEAGLPHVGHQACSEHTEIYWVHFIHGHPAVHIRREDIPWSNLLSKGTVEDVEPSSQQRMYLPKFASVEVQTVEPMLRGLNDTHNRLNGENALQLHLLLTELFAALQAGCARTSEPEPSVRLAQAAAAYLNEHWREPFERASLEEKLHFQASYIARCMKRHIGKTPLQYVLHLRLEEAKKLLGGTVLGISEIAERVGIRDSNYMTRLFTAKLGMTPGAYRQMLRQQNEGGGNASPGQP